A part of Pungitius pungitius chromosome 15, fPunPun2.1, whole genome shotgun sequence genomic DNA contains:
- the atp6v1h gene encoding V-type proton ATPase subunit H isoform X1: MDIRGAVDAAVPTNIIAAKAAEVRANQVNWQSYLQSQMISVEDCEFIKKFEVANSEEKQVILTNEGHQCAKTFLSLMAHISKEQTVQYILTLIDDTLQENHQRVSIFFDYAKKTKNTAWSYFLPMLNRQDLFTVHMAARIIAKLAAWGRDLMEGSDLNYYFNWIKSQLSSQNLHGTGPEACSGAATISPSESSQYVQCVAGCLQLMLRLNEYRFTWVQADGVNCITAVLSNKCGFQLQYQMVFCVWLLAFSPQLCEQLRRYNVVPALSDILQESVKEKVTRIILAAFRNLLEKSGEKETLQEYALAMIQCKVLKQLENLEQQKYDDEDITEDIKFLLEKLGESVQDLSSFDEYSSELKSGRLEWSPVHKSEKFWRENAVRLNEKNYELLKILTRLLEVSDDPQVIAVAAHDVGEYVRHYPRGKRVIEQLGGKQLVMNHMHHEDQLVRYNALLAVQKLMVHNWEYLGRQLQSSDQQQAPAVAARS, encoded by the exons ATGGATATCCGCGGCGCTGTGGACGCTGCAGTTCCCACCAACATCATTGCTGCTAAGGCGGCAGAGGTGCGGGCCAATCAGGTCAACTGGCAGTCCTACCTGCA GAGTCAGATGATCTCAGTAGAGGACTGTGAATTCATCAAGAAATTTGAAGTGGCCAACTCTGAGGAGAAGCAGGTCATCCTTACCAATGAAGGACATCAG TGTGCAAAGACCTTCTTGAGCCTGATGGCCCACATCTCCAAGGAGCAAACAGTGCAGTACATCCTGACTCTGATTGACGACACTCTGCAG GAGAATCACCAGCGGGTCAGCATCTTCTTTGACTATGCCAAAAAGACGAAGAACACCGCCTGGTCCTACTTTCTTCCAATGCTGAATCGGCAGGACCTTTTTACCGTCCACATG GCGGCGAGGATCATCGCTAAGCTCGCTGCTTGGGGCCGCGATCTGATGGAAGGAAGCGATCTGAACTACTACTTCAACTGGATCAAAAGCCAACTCAGTTCACAG AACCTACATGGTACAGGTCCAGAAGCATGCTCAGGAGCGGCAACTATTTCCCCCAGTGAA agctCTCAGTACGTCCAGTGCGTGGCGGGGTGCCTGCAGCTGATGCTGAGGCTGAATGAGTACAGGTTCACCTGGGTGCAGGCTGATGGCGTCAACTG CATCACAGCAGTGCTGAGCAACAAGTGTGGCTTCCAGCTCCAGTACCAGATGGTCTTCTGCGTGTGGCTCCTGGCCTTCAGTCCCCAGCTCTGTGAGCAGCTGAGACGCTACAACGTCGTGCCGGCACTGTCCGACATCCTCCAGGAGTCCGTCAAGGAGAAGGTCACTCGAATCATTCTGGCTGCCTTCAGG aATCTCCTGGAGAAGTCCGGGGAGAAGGAGACTCTTCAGGAGTACGCCCTGGCCATGATTCAGTGCAAGGTGCTGAAGCAGCTGGAGAACCTCGAACAGCAGAAGTACGACGACGAGGACATCACCGAGGACATCAAGTTCCTGCTGGAGAAGCTGGGAGAGAGCGTGCAGGATCTCAG tTCGTTTGATGAGTACAGCTCTGAACTCAAGTCCGGCCGCCTGGAGTGGAGTCCTGTGCACAAGTCTGAGAAGTTCTGGCGCGAGAACGCCGTCCGCCTGAACGAGAAGAACTACGAGCTGCTCAA GATCTTGACGAGGCTCTTGGAGGTGTCTGATGATCCTCAGGTCATTGCAGTGGCAGCTCACGATGTTGGAGAATATGTGCGGCATTACCCACGTGGCAAACG GGTGATTGAGCAGCTGGGTGGAAAACAGCTAGTGATGAATCACATGCACCACGAGGACCAGCTCGTCCGCTACAACGCCCTGTTGGCTGTGCAGAAGCTCATGGTCCACAACTG GGAGTACCTGGGGAGACAGCTCCAGTCCAGCGACCAGCAGCAAGCTCCGGCCGTGGCGGCCCGCAGCTGA
- the atp6v1h gene encoding V-type proton ATPase subunit H isoform X2: MDIRGAVDAAVPTNIIAAKAAEVRANQVNWQSYLQSQMISVEDCEFIKKFEVANSEEKQVILTNEGHQCAKTFLSLMAHISKEQTVQYILTLIDDTLQENHQRVSIFFDYAKKTKNTAWSYFLPMLNRQDLFTVHMAARIIAKLAAWGRDLMEGSDLNYYFNWIKSQLSSQSSQYVQCVAGCLQLMLRLNEYRFTWVQADGVNCITAVLSNKCGFQLQYQMVFCVWLLAFSPQLCEQLRRYNVVPALSDILQESVKEKVTRIILAAFRNLLEKSGEKETLQEYALAMIQCKVLKQLENLEQQKYDDEDITEDIKFLLEKLGESVQDLSSFDEYSSELKSGRLEWSPVHKSEKFWRENAVRLNEKNYELLKILTRLLEVSDDPQVIAVAAHDVGEYVRHYPRGKRVIEQLGGKQLVMNHMHHEDQLVRYNALLAVQKLMVHNWEYLGRQLQSSDQQQAPAVAARS; encoded by the exons ATGGATATCCGCGGCGCTGTGGACGCTGCAGTTCCCACCAACATCATTGCTGCTAAGGCGGCAGAGGTGCGGGCCAATCAGGTCAACTGGCAGTCCTACCTGCA GAGTCAGATGATCTCAGTAGAGGACTGTGAATTCATCAAGAAATTTGAAGTGGCCAACTCTGAGGAGAAGCAGGTCATCCTTACCAATGAAGGACATCAG TGTGCAAAGACCTTCTTGAGCCTGATGGCCCACATCTCCAAGGAGCAAACAGTGCAGTACATCCTGACTCTGATTGACGACACTCTGCAG GAGAATCACCAGCGGGTCAGCATCTTCTTTGACTATGCCAAAAAGACGAAGAACACCGCCTGGTCCTACTTTCTTCCAATGCTGAATCGGCAGGACCTTTTTACCGTCCACATG GCGGCGAGGATCATCGCTAAGCTCGCTGCTTGGGGCCGCGATCTGATGGAAGGAAGCGATCTGAACTACTACTTCAACTGGATCAAAAGCCAACTCAGTTCACAG agctCTCAGTACGTCCAGTGCGTGGCGGGGTGCCTGCAGCTGATGCTGAGGCTGAATGAGTACAGGTTCACCTGGGTGCAGGCTGATGGCGTCAACTG CATCACAGCAGTGCTGAGCAACAAGTGTGGCTTCCAGCTCCAGTACCAGATGGTCTTCTGCGTGTGGCTCCTGGCCTTCAGTCCCCAGCTCTGTGAGCAGCTGAGACGCTACAACGTCGTGCCGGCACTGTCCGACATCCTCCAGGAGTCCGTCAAGGAGAAGGTCACTCGAATCATTCTGGCTGCCTTCAGG aATCTCCTGGAGAAGTCCGGGGAGAAGGAGACTCTTCAGGAGTACGCCCTGGCCATGATTCAGTGCAAGGTGCTGAAGCAGCTGGAGAACCTCGAACAGCAGAAGTACGACGACGAGGACATCACCGAGGACATCAAGTTCCTGCTGGAGAAGCTGGGAGAGAGCGTGCAGGATCTCAG tTCGTTTGATGAGTACAGCTCTGAACTCAAGTCCGGCCGCCTGGAGTGGAGTCCTGTGCACAAGTCTGAGAAGTTCTGGCGCGAGAACGCCGTCCGCCTGAACGAGAAGAACTACGAGCTGCTCAA GATCTTGACGAGGCTCTTGGAGGTGTCTGATGATCCTCAGGTCATTGCAGTGGCAGCTCACGATGTTGGAGAATATGTGCGGCATTACCCACGTGGCAAACG GGTGATTGAGCAGCTGGGTGGAAAACAGCTAGTGATGAATCACATGCACCACGAGGACCAGCTCGTCCGCTACAACGCCCTGTTGGCTGTGCAGAAGCTCATGGTCCACAACTG GGAGTACCTGGGGAGACAGCTCCAGTCCAGCGACCAGCAGCAAGCTCCGGCCGTGGCGGCCCGCAGCTGA